The Mauremys reevesii isolate NIE-2019 linkage group 1, ASM1616193v1, whole genome shotgun sequence genome has a segment encoding these proteins:
- the LOC120370853 gene encoding natural killer cells antigen CD94-like produces MYDLEEELKERAGQFSWGGEWKGIDLCSELMGRIFTKDIGGTSKSSSCTPASCERATKIAPEMSEQAVTYVDLKFQTTSKQKKKKTPKNTRDKDSSAPAPAWGVIAGILGIFSLALLIAVGVLAVNVFQISQIPCKQQENLNQFQEIIPGKNGNLPKVLNRKDCLQKGWKSLCPEHWFQHGKKCYLFSTEYKSWLESQEACSSHGSRLLQIESKQELDFINPLATSHWIGLLRDKTDRLWMWGNGTAFSTDQFAVKKGYVDGDCAVVRGREFFSDDCKDTKRYICQLPVLVPESDGSRQDRSWKS; encoded by the exons ATGTATGATTTGGAGGAGGAGCTCAAAGAGAGAGCAGGTCAGTTCAGTTGGGGTGGAGAGTGGAAGGGAATAGATCTATGCTCTGAGCTCATGGGAAG GATTTTCACGAAGGACATTGGTGGCACTTCAAAGTCTAGTTCCTGCACTCCAGCCTCCTGTGAAAGAGCTACCAAG ATTGCACCAGAAATGAGTGAGCAGGCAGTGACCTATGTAGACCTGAAATTTCAAACTACTTCCaagcagaagaagaaaaagacaCCTAAGAACACCAGGGACAAAG attcttctgctccagctcctgcatgGGGGGTCATAGCAGGGATTTTGGGGATCTTCTCCTTGGCTTTGCTGATAGCAGTGGGTGTCTTGGCTGTCAATG TTTTTCAGATCTCCCAAATACCATGTAAACAGCAGGAAAACCTGAACCAGTTTCAGGAAATTATCCCAGGTAAGAATGGAAACCTGCCAAAGGTTTTGAACAGGAAAGATTGCCTTCAAAAGG GATGGAAGTCTCTTTGCCCAGAACATTGGTTTCAACATGGAAAGAAATGCTACCTCTTTTCTACTGAATATAAATCTTGGCTGGAGAGTCAAGAGGCCTGCTCTTCTCATGGCTCCAGACTCCTTCAGATAGAAAGCAAACAAGAGCTG GATTTCATAAATCCCCTGGCAACTTCTCACTGGATAGGATTATTACGTGACAAGACTGACAGACTCTGGATGTGGGGGAATGGCACAGCTTTCTCCACTGACCA GTTTGCGGTAAAGAAAGGATATGTTGATGGTGACTGCGCAGTCGTCAGAGGCAGAGAATTCTTCTCTGATGACTGCAAAGATACAAAGCGCTACATTTGTCAGCTGCCAGTTCTTGTGCCAGAGTCTGATGGATCCAGACAAGATAGATCATGGAAATCATAA